Proteins from a single region of Bactrocera neohumeralis isolate Rockhampton unplaced genomic scaffold, APGP_CSIRO_Bneo_wtdbg2-racon-allhic-juicebox.fasta_v2 cluster10, whole genome shotgun sequence:
- the LOC126765291 gene encoding craniofacial development protein 2-like has product MKRSNKPRMRDPPFYDDHGKRSKDYDLRARTWNVRTLNWEGAAAQLVDVLAKIKADITAVKEMRWTGQGQRRVGPCDIYYSGHIKERKFGVGLVVAERLRRRVLSFTPVIERLATIRIKARFFNISLICANTPTEEKDEVTKDAFYERLERAYESCPRHDVKIMLGGFNAKVGKEGIFGTTVGKFSLHDEISPNGLRLIDFAGARNMVICSTRFQHKKIHQATWLSPDRKTTNQIDHVVKDGKHVSSVLDVRALRGPNIDSDHYLVTAKIRTRLCAAKTHTKKHKEGSTSRSCNHNRQPNDFLLGLHSCSLRTLVNNSV; this is encoded by the coding sequence atgaaaagaagcaacaagcctcggatgagagacccccctttttatgacgaccatggaaaacgaagtaaggactacgatttgagggcacgcacctggaatgtccggacccttaattgggaaggtgccgctgcccagctggttgatgtcctcgcgaaaataaaggctgacatcaccgccgtcaaagaaatgcgatggacgggacaaggacagagaagagtaggtccttgtgacatttactacagtggccatataaaggagcgcaagtttggtgttggattagTGGTGgcagagagactccgtcgccgagtactatcattcactccggtgattgaacgtctagccacaatccgcatcaaagcgaggttcttcaacatatcgctgatttgcgccaacaccccgacggaagagaaggacgaggtgaccaaagatgccttctatgagcgcttggagcgcgcttatgagagctgcccccgccacgatgtcaaaatcatgcttggcggctttaacgccaaggtgggcaaagaaggtatctttggcactacggtcggtaaattcagcctccacgacgaaataTCCCccaatgggttgaggctgattgacttcgccggggcccgaaatatggttatctgtagtactagattccagcataagaagattcatcaagctacctggctgtctccggatcgaaaaactaccaaccagatcgatcatgttgtgaaagacggaaaacacgtctccagtgttttagacgtgcgtgcgctccgaggtcctaacatcgactcggaccactatcttgttacagccaagattcgcacccgcctctgtgcagcaaaaacgcacaccaaaaaacacaaggaaggttcgacgtcgagaagttgcaatcacaacagacagccgaacgattttctactcggcttgcactcctgctctctgagaacactcgtcaacaactcggtataa